Sequence from the Sphingosinicella ginsenosidimutans genome:
CGAGGTCGGCTGGGTGCTTGAGGATAACGGGCCGATGATCTCGATCGCAGAGGCCATCGATTCCAGGCGCAACCGCACCTATCGCATCTACGAAAAGGCGCTTTGAGCGGGCACAGGCGCGCTTCGCCGCACAGGGCACTTGGCGCGCCTCGCTTCTCGCCGCTATGATCGTCAGACCTGCGCCAGTTGGGGATGGCCGATGAAGTCTGGATCCGTGCTCCTGTTGCTCGCTCTGCTGCCCGCGCTCGGCGCCTGCGACAAAATCATGCCCGGCGCCTCGGGAAACAACAGCGCCGCCGCAAGCAACCAGAGCGGCGGGAACAAGCTGGGCATGGCTGGCGGCACCGCCGGCGGCGGCCCGGTCAGCGACGCGGGCATCACCGACAGCCGCGCGCTGGGCGGGCTCGGCGGCGCCAATGGCGATGCGATGGCCGACGGAGGGGGCAAGCCGACGGGCCCCGATGCGGCGATCGTCCCGACATCCTCGTCCGATCCCATCGACCCGCGGGCGCTGGTTGGGCGCTGGGGCGATTTCGGCAGCTGCGCCCAGCCGATCGACATGCGGGCCGACGGCAGTTTCACGACCGCCGATGGCGGACGAGGGAACTGGACCCTGAACGGCGACTCGCTGAGGTTGAACGGCCCGGGCGGCAATATCGACCTCAGGCTGCAATCGGTCACGCCGTCGCAGATCATCCTGGTCAATCCTGATGGTTCGGTTGGGAGGTCGCAGCGGTGCTGAACGCTTGGCCGATAAAGGCGCGCGGCCTGGTTGCCGCGCTCGTCCTGCTCTCCGCCTCGCCCGCCTTCGCGCAGGCGCAGGGCGGCAAGGTCGCGCCGTCGGCCAGCAGGCTCCTGCCCGACGGCACGCCGCCGCTGCTCGCCGGGCGCTGGGGCGACAATGGCGACTGCAAGCAGGACGTGCTGCTGCGCGAGGACGGAACCTTCCAATCCTATACCGGCGGCGAGGGTCGCTGGAGCGTCGAGTCCGACGTGCTGACGATGGCCGGGGCCGGCGGCGAGGTCCGCTTGCGCGTGGTGGAGCTGGAGCGCGACCGAATGACGGTCGAGAATGATGACGGCTCCATCGGCCATTCGCAGCGCTGCGACGGCGGCGTTCCGGCGACCGGCGAGGCGCAGGCCCAGAACTGAGTCGCCGCGCCGGACCGGGGCCTGCGGGCGTCCGGCCACCTTCGCGACTCGCCCGATCCATGCTAAGGATATGATCGGCACGCGCGACACGGTGAATCTTGCTGCCGGAGCACGGGTTCGGCCCCCAGGCCGACCGAACGCTTAAGTGGGGAATGCAAGTCCCACCGCGGGCCAGCGATCCGTTGGATCGTCGGCCGCGTTTCCTGCCCTCCGGGGCGGGAAACGCGGAAGCCGCCTCAATCCGTCAGATCGATCCATGTCGGCGCGTGATCGCTGGCCTTCTCCCGACCGCGATACTCCTTGTCGACGCCGGCATCGGCCAGCCGGTCCGCCGCCTGTGGCGACAGCAGGAAATGATCGATGCGGAACCCGGCGTCGCGCTGCCAGGCGCCGGCCGTATAATCCCAGAAGGTGTAGAGCGCGCCCTTGGGATAGCGGGCGCGAAGCGCATCGGTGAAGCCGAGATTGACGATCCGGCGCAGCGCCGCGCGGCTTTCGGGCTGGGCGAGCGCGTCCGTCGCCATCGCCCGCGCGGAATAGACATCATCCGGATCGTCGGTCGGGATCACGTTCCAGTCGCCGGCCAGGACGACCGGCTTTTCCTCGGCGAGCAACTCCAGCGCATGGGCGCGAAGCCGGTCCATCCAGGCGAGCTTGTAGGCGAATTTCTCGGTGCCCACCGGATTGCCGTTCGGCAGGTAGATGGACGCGATGACGAGATCGCCGACCTCGGCCTCGATATAGCGGCTGTGCGTGTCGTCGGGATCGCCGGGAAGGCCCATGCGCCGAAGCGTCGCCGGCGCCTTCGGAGTCAGGATCGCGACCCCGTTGAACCCCTTTTGCCCATGCCAGACCGCCTCATAGCCGGCGGCGCGGATGTCCTCGATCGGGAAGGCATCGTCCTGGCATTTGAGCTCCTGCAGGCAGACCGCCGCCGGCTTCTGCTCGTCCAGATATTCGATCAGCCGCGGCAGCCGCGCGCGGATTCCGTTGAGATTGTAGGAGACGATCTTCATGCTCAGCTGCCTAGCATTGCCCGGCGTTGCGCCAAAGGGCCGAAACATTGCCCAATGCAGCGGCAAGCGATAAGCTCCCCACGTTCACGCCGAGGGGGCCCGGGCCATGAACGATCATCCCGTATTGCACGCATTTCCCAGGCGGCCGATCGCGCTCGTCCGCGATCCGGCGAGAGCGCGACGGCGCCTCGTGCTGCTGATCGGCGCCCTCCTGCTCTTAGTGCCTCTGATCTGGTTCGCCGCCTCGACCCTCCATAGCCGCGCGCTGCGCGCCGACCTGAGGGCGCGCGGCGTCCCCGCAGAGGTGATCGATGCCCAGGGCAATTGCTATTCTCGCCGCAGCATCAGCGGCAACACCCCGCGCGGCTGCAATCTCGACATCCGCTACCGCACCCGGGAGGATGACACCGAACGCTCGGCCAAGGTCTACCTGCCCGGCGCGGCGCCGCTCGTCTTCGCGCCGCCGGTGCTCTACGATCCGCAGGATCCGGCGCGGGTGATGACCAAGGCCGACGTCGATCGCGGCGATCCCTTCATGAACCTCGCCGTTCCGCTCGTCCTCTTCACCGTCCTGCCGCTCGTCGCCTTGCTCGTCTGGTTCGCGACGGGGGACGGGAAGCTCAGGAAGGCCGCCGCGGCGCCGAGGCCCGGCATCGTCCCGATCCTGCGCGCGACCCGCGACCCGCGCACCAACCGGCTCCAGCTCTTCTTCCCGCGCCCGGGCGGCGGGCCCGACGGCGCCGCGACCTTCGCAAGCGGCGGGCCCCTGCTCGTCACGCCGCCGGCGGGGGACGCGGAGGGACGGCAATGGGCCCTTGCGCTGCTGGCGGAGAAGGACTGGCCGTTGCTGCTCGACGAAGGGCTGTCGCGGCTCGATCTCACGCCCGAAGAGCGCGAGTCGATCCTGCGCGCGGCGCGCGGCTAGACGGAGAAGCTCGTTCCGCAGCCGCAGCCCGACTGGGCGTTGGGATTGGCGACCTGGAAGGCCGCCCCGCCGAGGCTTTCGACGAAATCGACGGTCGAGCCGCGCACCAGATCGAGCGAGACCGGATCGACCGCCAGCACCACCCCGTCCCGTTCGGCGGTGACATCGTCCGCGTCGACCGCGTCGGCAAGGCCGAATCGATACTGGAAACCGGCGCAACCGCCGCCGTCGACCGAGAGGCGGAGAATCGCCGGCTTGCCCTGGCGCGCCGCGATCGCCGCGACCCGCGCCGCCGCATTGGGGGAAAGTGAGATATCGGCCGCTTCGCTCATCGAACGAAGATAGGATGGCCACCGCGCGCTGACCAGTGCTTGTGCGCCGCGCCCGCTCGCGTCATAGGACCGCCAACCGACGCCGCCGGAGCCAGCCCACATGAAAATCCAGGTCTTCGTCACGCTGAAGAACGGAGTGCTCGATCCCCAGGGCAAGGCGATTCACCATGCCCTCGAAGGGCTGGGCTTCGCCGGCGTCAATGATGTGCGCGCCGGCAAGCTGATCGAGCTCGACCTCGCCGACGACGTGGCCGACGAGACGGTCGAGGACATGTGCCGCAAGCTCCTCGCCAATACGGTGATCGAGAATTTCCGCATCGTGCGGCCGGAGACGGCGGCGTGAAAAGCGCGGTCGTCGTCTTTCCCGGCTCCAATTGCGACCGCGACATGGCCGAGGCGCTGCGGCTCGTGACCGGCGAGGCGCCGACGATGGTCTGGCACCGCGAGAGCGACCTCCCCGCCGGGCTCGATCTCATCGCGATCCCCGGCGGCTTTTCCTACGGCGATTATCTGCGCTCGGGCGCGATGGCCGCGCAATCGCCGGTGATGCGCGCGGTGAAGGAGGCGGCCGATCGCGGCGTCTTCGTGCTCGGCGTGTGCAACGGGTTTCAGGTGCTCACGGAAGCGCGCCTTCTTCCCGGCGCCCTGATGCGCAATGCCGGCATCGCCTTCGTCGGCCGCGATGTCGCGATCAGCGTCGAAAACAGCCAGTCCGCCTTCACGTCGCGCTACGCCGCCGGGGAGACGATCTCCGTCCCGGTCGCCCACCATGACGGCAATTTCCAGGCGGACACGGCGACGCTCGACCGGCTCGAAGGCGAGGGCCGCGTCGCCTTTCGCTATGCGGCCGACGTCAACGGATCGGCGCGCGGCATTGCCGGCATCCTCAACGAGGCGGGCAATGTCCTAGGCATGATGCCTCACCCCGAACGGGCGGTGGAACCGGCGCATGGCAGCGAGGCCGGCCGCCGTCTGTTCGAAGGCCTGCTCGAAGGGATCACCCACCCGGCCTGACCATCGCGCACGCAAAAATGCCGGGGCGGTGAAGTTTGCGCCCTTGCATATAATAAGCATGCTTACTATGTTGCAGCGCGGCATGGAAAACTTCGCGTTCGAAATCTCCGATACCGCGCGCCTGATCCGGCGCGAGGCCAACCGGCGCGTCGCCTTCCTCGGCGCGACGCGCGCGCAGTGGCGCGTGCTGAAATGGCTTGCCCATACGGGCGGGAATTTGCGCCAGATCGAGCTGGCCGACGCGCTCGACGTCGAGCCGATCTCCCTGTGCCGGATGATCGATCGCCTCGAGGAAGCGGGGCTGGTGGAGCGGCGGCGCGATGAAGCGGACCGACGGGCCTGGCGCATCCATCTGACCGACAAGGCGACGCCGATCGTTGCCGAGCTCGACGCCGTTAGCACTGCCTTCAATGCCGACATTCTGACCGGGATCCCGGCAGCGGACCGGGACGTCGCCAGGCGCGTTCTAGCCGCGATCCGCGAGAAGCTCGGCAGATTCGAACAGGGACTTGAGCAAGCATCATGAGTGAAGCCGATCCGAAACTGCCGACCGAGACCATCCTGACCGAGGAGGTCGCGGCGGAGCCCCGGCGCCGTCGCAGCCCCTGGCGGCTCGTCATCATGCTGTCTGTGCCGATCCTGCTGCTCGCGGTGGGCGGTTATTTCTGGCTGACCTCGGGGCGCTACGTTTCGACCGACAATGCCTATGTCCAGCAGGACATGGTCTCGGTCGCGCCGGAAGTGACCGGCATCGTCGCTGAGGTGTTCGTCCACGAAAACCAGCCGGTTCATCGCGGCGATCTCCTCTTCCGGCTCGACCAGCGCCCGTTCCGGATCGCGCTCGAGCAGGCGGAGGCGCAGATGGCGAGCGCGCAGGTCCAGGTGGCCCAGCTGCGTACCCAGACCGCCGGCACCGTCGCCGACATTGCGGGCGCCGAGAACAATCTCGCTTATGCCCAGCGCGAGTTCGAGCGTTATGCGGAGCTGCTGCGCCGCGGCTTCACGACGCGCGCCGCCTATAGCGACAAGCTCCATGACGTCGAGGAAGCGCGCGAGCGCCTGGCCAATGCGCGCGCCGCGCAGGCGAACGCCCAGTCGGCCCTCGCCAATGGCGGCACCGACAAGCAGCCGGCGGTCCTGCAGGCGCGCGCGGCGCGCGATCAGGCGCTGCTCAACCTCGCACGCACCGAAGTCCGCGCGCCGTCCGATGGCGTCGCGACCCAGGTCGATCGGCTCCAGGTCGGCGCGACCGCCGTTTCCGGCGTGCCGATGGTCACGATCGTCCGCGGCGGCACGACCTATGTCGAGGCCAATTTCAAGGAAACCGATCTCACCAACATGTATGTCGGCCAGCCCGCCGAGGTGACGCTGGACGCCTATCCGGGCGAGCGGTTCCGCGGCCATGTCTGGAGCATCGGCGCCGGCACCGGATCGCAATTCTCGATCCTTCCGCCGCAGAACGCGACCGGCAACTGGGTGAAAGTCACGCAGCGCGTGCCGGTCCGCATCTATATCGACGGCAATCCCCAGCGGCCGCTGATCGCTGGCCTCTCCGCCGATGTTTCCGTCGACACCAGGGAGCGGCCGCCCGCGCACCCGATCATGCCGGTGCAGCAGCAGCAGATCGGCCAGCCCTATCGCGGCGGTCCGCAGCCCGCGGCGCCGCCGCCGGGGACGGTCGTCGGCCAGGCCCCGCCACCGCCCACGCCGAGATCCCAGCCGCAGCCGGCCGGCCGCTGACCCATGGCGGGGCCCGCCCACCACAGTTACGATCTGGATCCGACCCAGAAGCTGCTCGTCACGGTCGGCGTGATCGCGGGCATGCTGATGCAGGTCCTCGACACGACGATCGCCAATGTCGCCCTGCCCCACATGCAGGCGAGCCTGGGGGCTACCCGCGACACGATCAGCTGGGTGCTGACCTCCTATATCGTCGCCTCCGCGATCGCGATCCCGATCACCGGCTGGCTGTCGGACCGGGTCGGGCGCAAGCCGCTCTTCATCTGGTCGGTCCTCGCCTTCACCGTGGCGTCGCTGCTGTGCGCGATCGCCACCTCGCTCACTGAAATCGTCGTCTTCCGCGCCTTCCAGGGGGTCGCCGGCGCCTTCCTGGTGCCGCTCGCCCAATCCACGATGTTCGACATCAACCCGCCCGAAAAGCATGGCCGCGCGATGGCGATCTTCGGCATGGGGGTGATGATCGGCCCGATCCTCGGCCCGGTGATCGGCGGCTGGCTGACCGACAGCTACAACTGGCGCTGGGTGTTCCTCATCAACCTGCCGGTCGGCATCGTCGCGGCGCTGCTGATGCTCCGCGGCCTGCCCGATACGCAGCGGGTGAAGCGGCCGTTCGACATTTTCGGATTCCTCCTCATCGCCTTCGCGCTCGCCGGCCTCCAGCTCATGCTCGACCGCGGCGAGCAGAATGACTGGTTCGCGAGCTGGGAGACGATGATCGAGCTCGGAGTCGCGATCGGCTGCACCTGGATGTTCATCGTCCACATGGCGACGAGCCGAACCCCGATCTTCGATCCGATCATGTTCAAGGATCGCAATTTCGCGGCCAGCCTGGTCTTCATGGGCGTGACGGGCGTGATGCTGCTCGCCGGCCTCGCGCTGCTGCCGCCCCTGCTGCAGAGCCTGTTCGGCTATTCGGTGCTGCAATCGGGGTTCCTCACCGCGCCCCGCGGCGTCGGCACCTTGGTGTCCATGATGATCGTCGGCCGTGTCGTGGGTAAGATCGATCCGCGGCTCATCATTCTCGGCGGCATCGGCCTGATGGCGCTTTCGCTTTGGCAGATGTCGGGCTTCAGCCTGGAGATGGATTCACGGCCGATCATCGTCAGCGGTGTCATCCAGGGCTTCGCGCTCGGCTTCATCTTCGTGCCCCTGAACACGATCGCGTTCGGCACGCTCGATCCGCGTTACCGCACGACCGGGTCGGCGCTGCTCAATCTTTCGCGCAATGTCGGCGGCTCGATCGGGATTTCGGTGGTGACGGTGCTGCTCGCGCAGAATGTCCAGATCAGCCATTCGGACCTCGCGGCCCACATCACGCCTTATTCGATCCCGCAATTCCTGCAGAATGTCGTCAACGCCGCGCCCGGCGTCACGGACACGGCGGTCGCGATGGTCGATGCCGAAGTCAACAGGCAGGCGCTGATGATCGCCTATATCGACGATTTCAAGCTGATGATGATCATCAGCCTGTTCGCGATGCCGCTGCTGCTGCTGCTCCGCAAGGGCCGCCAGGGCGGCGGCGGACATGCGGTGATGGACTGAGCAGGGTCAGTCGAATCTTGCGATCCACTGCTCGACCACGGGCGCGATCGCGGTGCGCCAGCGGCCGCCGTTGAAGATGCCGTAATGGCCCACCCGCTCGGCGAGGTGATATTGCTTCATCCCCGCCGGCAACGACCGTGCGAGCGTGAGCGCGGCCTTCGTCTGGCCGATGCCGGAAATGTCGTCGCGCTCGCCCTCGATCGCGAGGAGCGCCGTGTCCTTGAGCGCGGCGGGATCCACCCGGCGACCGCGATGGGTCATCTTGCCCCTGGGCAGCAGGTGGCGCTGGAACACGACATCGATCGTCTGGAGATAGAATTCGGCCGTCATGTCGCAGACCGATCGATATTCGTCGTAGAAATCCTTGGTCGCATCGGCGCTCTCCTCGTCACCATCGACGAGGTGGCGGAACATCTCCCAGTGGCTGACCAGGTGATTGCCGAAATTCATCGCCATGAAGCCGGTGAGCTGCAGGAAGCCCGGATAGACCTTCCGCCCGGCGCCCGGATAGAAATAGGGCACGCGCATGATCACGTTGCGCTCGAACCAGGCGAAGGGGCGCTGGGTCGCGACGGTGTTGACCTCGGTCGGCGCCTTGCGGGTGTCGATCGGCCCGCCCATCATGGTCAGCGTCTTCGGCCGGCACGGATGGGCGTCCGCGTTCATCAGGCAGGCCGCGGCAAAGGCCGGCACCGCCGGCTGGCAGACCGCGAGCACATGCGCGCCCGGCCCGATATGCTCAAGGAAGGCGACCAGATAATCGACATAATCGTCGAGATCGAAGCTGCCTTCGTCGATCGGCACCAGCTTCGCGTCGCGCCAGTCGGTGATGTAGACGTCGTGGCGCGGCAGCATCCGCTCGACCGTGCCGCGAAGCAAGGTCGCATAATGGCCCGACATCGGCGCGACGATCAGCAGCTTCGGCCCGCCGTCCACGCCCTCGCGGCGGAAATGCTTGAGCTGGCCGAATGGCTTGCGCAGCGCGATCTCCTCGCGGACCGCGACCTCGCGGCCCTCGACGATCGTGGTCGCGATCCCGAAATCGGGCTTGCCGCGCGGTGCCGCCGCATGGGCGAAGACGTCGAGCGCGGAGGCTGCGATCGGCCCCATCGGCGAATAAGCGAACGGATTGACCGGGTTCTGCATCCAGCCGGCGCCGATATTGGCGAGCGTGCTCGCGCTGGCGAGCAGCGAGCGCTGGACCTCATAGGCGTCGTAAAGCATGCACATTCTCTCCCCGGTGAACGTTCTATGGGCGTCGATCCCCTGCAGGTCCATTAAAAATGCTGCATGCGCACAATCGGCTCCGTGCCGCCATTGAGGGCAAGGGGCCGCGCTGCTAGGCGATTTCGATGGCTGCACCGCGTCCCGAACCCGCGCCGCTCCGCAAGATCGGCAACCTCCGCATGGTCTGGCGCAGGATGCTCGATTATCCGGGCATCCTGGTTGCCGCCGGGCTGTCGCTGCTGGTCGCCGCGCTCGCGACCCTCGCCATACCGGACGGCCTGCGGCGCGTGATCGATCGCGGCTTCGGCGCCCAGGGCGGCGGGCTCGATCTCGCCCACACTTTCAACTATCTCTTCATGATCGTCGCGGTGCTCGCGGTCGCGACCGCGTGCCGTTTCTATTTCGTCTCCATCCTGGGCCAGCGCGTCGTCTCCGACGTGCGCAGCGACGTGCAGGACAATATGCTCCGGCTGGAGCCGCGCTTCTTCGAGGAAAACCGGCCATCGGAAATCGCCTCGCGCATCACCGCCGATACGTCGGTGATCGAGACCGTGGTCGGATCGACGGTCTCGATCGCGCTTCGCAACATCGTGGTCGGCGTCGGCGGCACGATCTACCTGCTGACTCTCGCTCCGGAGATGACGCTCGCCTTGCTCGTCGGCCTGCCGGTTGTCGTCGTCCCGATCGTCCTTCTCGGGCGCCGGGTGCGCAACCTGTCTCGGGCGAGCCAGGATCGGATCGCCGATCTCGGCTCGATCGTCGCCGAGACGCTGGGCGCAATGAAGATCGTCCAGGCGTTCGGCCAGGAATCGCGCGAGAGCCGGCGATTCCGCGACGCCGTCGAGACGGCTTATGAGACCGCGCGGCGCCGCATCCTCGTTCGCGCCCTGCTCACCTGCATCGTGATCGCGATGCTGTTCGGCGGCATCACCCTGCTGATGCGCCAGGCCGCCTTCGGCGTGTCGGACGGGACGATCAGCGGCGGCACGGTCGCCGCCTTCATCACCACGGGCGCGCTCGTCGCCGGCGCCCTCGGCGCCTTGACCGAAGTCTATGGCGATCTGCTGCGTGCCGCCGGCGCCGCCGGCCGGCTCGGCGAGCTGCTCGCCGAAGAGCCGCAGATCCGCGCTCCCGCGGCGCCGGTCGCGCTGCCGGAGCCGGCGCATGGCGCGCTTGCGTTCGAGTCGGTCACCTTCCGCTACCCGACCCGGCCCGAGGTCAGCGCGCTCGACGATTTCAGCCTCGCGGTGAAGCCGGGCGAGCTGCTCGCCGTGGTCGGGCCGTCGGGGGCGGGCAAGTCCACCCTCTTCAACCTCGCCCAGCGCTTCTACGATCCGAGCGGCGGCGCGGTCCGCATGGACGGCGTCGATCTTCGCGAGGCCGATCCGGCGGTGGTGCGCGCGCGCATCGCCTATGTGCCGCAGGAGACGGTGATCTTCGCCGCCTCTGCGCGCGACAATCTGCGCTACGGCCGCTGGGACGCGAGCGACGAGGCGCTGTGGGCCGCCGCCGAGGCCGCCAACGCCGCCGAGTTCCTGCACAAGCTGCCGCAGGGGCTCGACACCTATCTGGGAGAGGGCGGCGCCCGCCTGTCCGGTGGCCAGCGCCAGCGCATCGCCATCGCCCGCGCGCTGCTCCGCGATGCGCCTTTACTGCTGCTCGACGAGGCGACCTCGGCGCTCGATACCGAGAGCGAGCGGCTGATCCAGGCCTCGCTTGAGCGCCTGTTCGAAAGCCGCACGACGATGGTCATCGCCCACCGCCTCGCCACCGTCCGCGCCGCCGACCGGATCGTCGTCATGGATCACGGCCGGATCGTCGAGGAAGGCACGCACGACCAGCTCAACGCGAAGAAGGGGGGGCTCTATGCGAGATTGGCGCGGCTCCAGTTCGAGGGGCTGGCGGCTTGAGCCTCCTGCGATCACCCGGGAAGCGCCACGCTCTAGGGCACTAAAGGAGCTTGTGGGACGACCGGCGGTGTGACCCCGATCGCTCGCCAACCGGCTTCCATAAGTGCGTCGATATTCCCTAGAGCGCGCCTGGCACAATCTAACCGCAGCGCGTCGCTCTGCTGCACCCGCATTATGTTCCACAATCGAAGGCCGGCGTCGGTCCGGAGGAAATCGCGAATCCGCGTCAACTGCTCCATGCTCAAATAGGCATAGGGCATTGCCACGCATTCGATGAATCGCCGCTGGTTCGTAACGCTGCGCTGCATCAGGTCGGCGCGCAAATATCCTTGCAGAATATCGTGATGCCTGGACCACCGGCGGCTGCCGGGCCGGATTCCTACGTTGTGCAGCATGTTGTTGGTTAGCTCCCGCGCATGCCAGTCTGCATAGGTTGCAAGCTCGAGATTCACGAACGGATGCTCCTCCAGCATCGCGACCGCGAAGGCTAGATTCTCCGGCTGCGGAGGAATTGGCGGCGGAGGCGTAGCCGACGACGCCGTTTCGGCCAGAGCCGCCGCAAGAAGAAGGGCGATCCACCGCATGCCTTCTTCTCTCATGAAAATCGTTTCGAAAACCTGAGTGAGACGGCGATGGTGGATCGAAACGCCTCCTTCAAGGAAATCTCCAAAGAAAAAGGGCGGCGCCGAGGCACCGCCCTTTTGTTTGCATGATAAAACGGCGCCTCAGAATTCGTGGGCGTAGGCCTCGTTGCCGACGAAGCCCATCGCCGTCACGTTGGCGCGCTTGGCGACGGCGAGCACCTCGTCCACCGTCTCGTAGCGGGCCTGCGGATCGGGCTGGAGGTGAAGCTCCGGCACCGGGGTCATCGTCGTCGTGATGTCGAGATACTGGCGCAGCTGCACCAGGTTCACCGGGTTGCCGTTCCACAGGACGGCGTCGTTCGGCATGATCACGATCTTGTTGCGGACCGGCTCGATCGGCGGCGGATTGCTCGGCGTGTTCTGCGGCAGATCGAGCTTCACCGCGTGCGTCTGCACCGGGATGGTGATGATGAACATGATGAGGAGCACCAGCATGACGTCGATGAGCGGCGTCGTGTTGATGTCCATCATCGGATCGGCCGATTCAGGATTGAGGGTAGCTGCACTCATTCTGATTGCTCCTGATTCGGACCGTTACAGCGAGCCGTGCGGCGGCGGCTCGGAGATGAACCCGATCCGCGGATAGCCCGCGCGCTGCATGACGGAGATCGCGCCGCCGACGCAGCGGTACGGCGTATTGATGTCGCCGCGAATATGGACCTCGGGGATATTTTCCTCGTTGATGTTCCCTGCCCCGCCGACCGAGCGGACATAGGCCGCCAGCGTGTCGGTCGCGCGCTGGAGGAGGCTGTCAGCGGTCTCCGGGTGGAGGCCCCAATAAACTTCGCATCGCCCGTCCACCGCGCGCACCGAGAGGTTCACGTCCTCGGGCTTGTTCTGGTTCGCCACGAACTCGACCTTGGGCAGCGTCAAGGGAACCGTCTGCAGCACCACGGGAACGGTGATGAGGAAGATGATCAGCAGCACCAGCATGACGTCCACGAGCGGCGTCGTGTTGATGTCGGACATCGGTGTTTCTTCACCGTCCCCGGATTCGCCGACCTGCATTGCCATGATTCGCGTTCCTATCCTGAACTTTCCGCCGTCTTGAGCGGCGGCAACGGACGGCGGGACCTGCGGTGAGGCCCCGCCGCCGGATTGGCCTTAGGCCTTCTTCGGTGCGGTGGTCGCGCCGGCGGCCGTGCCGGCAGCGGCCGGGCGGGACGCCGGGGCGGCCGCGGTACGGGCCGCGGGAACTGCCGGACGAACCGCGCCACCCGACATCATGTAGCCGTGGAGATCGTTGGAGAAGCGGCCGAGCTCCTCGACGATCGCCTTGTTGCGGCGCATCAGCCAGTTG
This genomic interval carries:
- the purQ gene encoding phosphoribosylformylglycinamidine synthase subunit PurQ; the encoded protein is MKSAVVVFPGSNCDRDMAEALRLVTGEAPTMVWHRESDLPAGLDLIAIPGGFSYGDYLRSGAMAAQSPVMRAVKEAADRGVFVLGVCNGFQVLTEARLLPGALMRNAGIAFVGRDVAISVENSQSAFTSRYAAGETISVPVAHHDGNFQADTATLDRLEGEGRVAFRYAADVNGSARGIAGILNEAGNVLGMMPHPERAVEPAHGSEAGRRLFEGLLEGITHPA
- a CDS encoding HlyD family secretion protein; protein product: MSEADPKLPTETILTEEVAAEPRRRRSPWRLVIMLSVPILLLAVGGYFWLTSGRYVSTDNAYVQQDMVSVAPEVTGIVAEVFVHENQPVHRGDLLFRLDQRPFRIALEQAEAQMASAQVQVAQLRTQTAGTVADIAGAENNLAYAQREFERYAELLRRGFTTRAAYSDKLHDVEEARERLANARAAQANAQSALANGGTDKQPAVLQARAARDQALLNLARTEVRAPSDGVATQVDRLQVGATAVSGVPMVTIVRGGTTYVEANFKETDLTNMYVGQPAEVTLDAYPGERFRGHVWSIGAGTGSQFSILPPQNATGNWVKVTQRVPVRIYIDGNPQRPLIAGLSADVSVDTRERPPAHPIMPVQQQQIGQPYRGGPQPAAPPPGTVVGQAPPPPTPRSQPQPAGR
- the xth gene encoding exodeoxyribonuclease III, producing MKIVSYNLNGIRARLPRLIEYLDEQKPAAVCLQELKCQDDAFPIEDIRAAGYEAVWHGQKGFNGVAILTPKAPATLRRMGLPGDPDDTHSRYIEAEVGDLVIASIYLPNGNPVGTEKFAYKLAWMDRLRAHALELLAEEKPVVLAGDWNVIPTDDPDDVYSARAMATDALAQPESRAALRRIVNLGFTDALRARYPKGALYTFWDYTAGAWQRDAGFRIDHFLLSPQAADRLADAGVDKEYRGREKASDHAPTWIDLTD
- a CDS encoding DUF3592 domain-containing protein encodes the protein MNDHPVLHAFPRRPIALVRDPARARRRLVLLIGALLLLVPLIWFAASTLHSRALRADLRARGVPAEVIDAQGNCYSRRSISGNTPRGCNLDIRYRTREDDTERSAKVYLPGAAPLVFAPPVLYDPQDPARVMTKADVDRGDPFMNLAVPLVLFTVLPLVALLVWFATGDGKLRKAAAAPRPGIVPILRATRDPRTNRLQLFFPRPGGGPDGAATFASGGPLLVTPPAGDAEGRQWALALLAEKDWPLLLDEGLSRLDLTPEERESILRAARG
- a CDS encoding HesB/IscA family protein; this encodes MSEAADISLSPNAAARVAAIAARQGKPAILRLSVDGGGCAGFQYRFGLADAVDADDVTAERDGVVLAVDPVSLDLVRGSTVDFVESLGGAAFQVANPNAQSGCGCGTSFSV
- the purS gene encoding phosphoribosylformylglycinamidine synthase subunit PurS; protein product: MKIQVFVTLKNGVLDPQGKAIHHALEGLGFAGVNDVRAGKLIELDLADDVADETVEDMCRKLLANTVIENFRIVRPETAA
- a CDS encoding DHA2 family efflux MFS transporter permease subunit encodes the protein MAGPAHHSYDLDPTQKLLVTVGVIAGMLMQVLDTTIANVALPHMQASLGATRDTISWVLTSYIVASAIAIPITGWLSDRVGRKPLFIWSVLAFTVASLLCAIATSLTEIVVFRAFQGVAGAFLVPLAQSTMFDINPPEKHGRAMAIFGMGVMIGPILGPVIGGWLTDSYNWRWVFLINLPVGIVAALLMLRGLPDTQRVKRPFDIFGFLLIAFALAGLQLMLDRGEQNDWFASWETMIELGVAIGCTWMFIVHMATSRTPIFDPIMFKDRNFAASLVFMGVTGVMLLAGLALLPPLLQSLFGYSVLQSGFLTAPRGVGTLVSMMIVGRVVGKIDPRLIILGGIGLMALSLWQMSGFSLEMDSRPIIVSGVIQGFALGFIFVPLNTIAFGTLDPRYRTTGSALLNLSRNVGGSIGISVVTVLLAQNVQISHSDLAAHITPYSIPQFLQNVVNAAPGVTDTAVAMVDAEVNRQALMIAYIDDFKLMMIISLFAMPLLLLLRKGRQGGGGHAVMD
- a CDS encoding MarR family winged helix-turn-helix transcriptional regulator, with product MLTMLQRGMENFAFEISDTARLIRREANRRVAFLGATRAQWRVLKWLAHTGGNLRQIELADALDVEPISLCRMIDRLEEAGLVERRRDEADRRAWRIHLTDKATPIVAELDAVSTAFNADILTGIPAADRDVARRVLAAIREKLGRFEQGLEQAS
- a CDS encoding polyhydroxyalkanoate depolymerase — protein: MLYDAYEVQRSLLASASTLANIGAGWMQNPVNPFAYSPMGPIAASALDVFAHAAAPRGKPDFGIATTIVEGREVAVREEIALRKPFGQLKHFRREGVDGGPKLLIVAPMSGHYATLLRGTVERMLPRHDVYITDWRDAKLVPIDEGSFDLDDYVDYLVAFLEHIGPGAHVLAVCQPAVPAFAAACLMNADAHPCRPKTLTMMGGPIDTRKAPTEVNTVATQRPFAWFERNVIMRVPYFYPGAGRKVYPGFLQLTGFMAMNFGNHLVSHWEMFRHLVDGDEESADATKDFYDEYRSVCDMTAEFYLQTIDVVFQRHLLPRGKMTHRGRRVDPAALKDTALLAIEGERDDISGIGQTKAALTLARSLPAGMKQYHLAERVGHYGIFNGGRWRTAIAPVVEQWIARFD